TGAGAGAATCGGCTGCTCTTAAATATTATATTCTGCAGCAGGCGGGTAAGGACTGCCATCATGTTTCTCATCTGTATGCCGGTGTGGCACGCAATTCTCATTTTGATACCAACACGGTTACGCTGGATGGGAAATGGATACGCAATAACCTTCGAATTGCCATGCAGGGAGAGGGAAGTGAAATTCACCTCAACGGGCTTACTCTTGCCGCAGGGGAGCAGCACGTTGATCATAACACACTGGTGGATCATCGCTTTCCGAACGGGCAAAGTTTTCAGCTGTATAAGGGAGTGCTGACAGGAAAATCTACCGGTGTTTTCAACGGAAAGATTTATGTTCGCCCGGATGCACAGAAAACCAATGCCTACCAGAGCAGTAAAAATATTTTGCTTTCCGATGACGCTTCTATCAATGCAAAACCCCAGCTTGAAATTTATGCGGATGACGTGAAATGTTCCCACGGTTCTTCTACCGGTAAACTTGATGAACAGGCATTGTTTTATTTCCGTTCAAGGGGAATAGGGGAGGAAAGTGCGCGTAAGCTGCTATTGGGTGCATTTTGTGAGGATGTTCTCGAAACGGTCCGCAACGAAGCACTGAAGGATCATTTAAGGCTTCGGATGGAGGAAAAATTGCGAAATGATTAGATCCGCTTTAGACATTGGTCGCATCCGCGCGCAATTCCCCATCCTGCAACGGACGGTGAACGCAAAGCCGCTGGTGTATTTTGATTCTGGCGCTACTTCCCAGAAACCGGATGCTGTGATCAATGCCATGAATGAATATTACCGGTTGCGGAATGCAAATATTCACCGGGGTGTACATACACTGAGCCAGGAGATCACTGCTTTATACGAATCAGCCCGAGACACGGTGCGCGATCACCTGAATGCTACGAATTCGCGGGAGATTATATTTACCGCCGGTACAACTGCTTCTGTAAACATGGTAGCGGATACGTTCGGGAAAGAGATTTTTCCTTCCGGCGGAAGCGTCGTTGTTTCGGAAATGGAACACCATAGTAATATCCTTCCCTGGCAGAAGATGGTGAAGGAGAAAAAGGGGAAACTGCTGGTCATCCCCGTTACTGAACGTGGTGAGATGGATATGAATGTATATGAGCAACTGCTGGAGAAATCGCCTTCTTTTGTTGCGGTAACTCATGTTTCTAATACCCTCGGAACCGTTAACCCCCTAAAGGAAATGATCCGTATGGCCCATGCGAAGAATATACCGGTACTGGTAGACGGCGCGCAGGCAGTACCTCACATGAAAGTGGACGTAAGGGATCTTGATGCGGATTTCTACTGCTTCAGCGCACATAAAGCGTATGGACCCACGGGAGTAGGCGTACTCTATGGTAAGGAAGCGTGGCTGGAAAAGTTGCCGAACTATCAGGTGGGCGGTGGTACCATCAAAACCGTGAGCTTCGAGCGGACGGAATATGCCGAACTGCCGCTGCGCTTTGAAGCAGGAACTCCGAATATTGAAGGAGGAATTGGCATGAAGGCAGCGCTTGACTGGATGAACGGCATAGGATGCATGGCCATCGAAGCGCATGAACAGGAATTAATGGAGTATGCTACGCAACAGCTGGAGAAACTGCCCGGGATCAGAATACTGGGAAATGCCCCGCAGAAAGCAGGGGTTATCTCCCTGATTATGGAGGGCATTCACCCGTATGATGCGGGAATGATCCTGGATAAACTCGGAATTGCTGTAAGAACCGGACACCATTGTACTCAGCCGCTGATGAGCCGCTTTGGTATACAGGGCACAGTCCGGATCTCTTTTGGTGTGTATAATACATTTTCTGAGGTGGATGCACTCGTGGAAGGACTCGGAAAGGTTCAAAAAATGCTTTCATGAGTATAGCCGCTACAGAAAAGGATTTGCTGGATGAGTTTGAATTGCTTGGCAACGACTGGGAGGCGCGCTATGAACATATTATTAGTATGGGCAAGGATATGCCACCGCTGAGGGATGAGGAAAAAAAGGAAGAATTCCTGATCAAGGGATGCCAGAGCCGGGTATGGTTGTTGTCGGAATTCCGCAACGGAAAGGTTTTTTTTAAGGCCGACAGCGATGCGGCCATTCCCAAGGGAATCGTGGCCATGATGGTCCGGTTGCTTTCGGGAAATACGCCCGATGAAATCGTGAATGCGCCCTTGAATGTGGTGAACAGCATCGGACTGAAAGAGCATTTATCTCCTACCCGTGCCAACGGACTGGTTAGTATGATCAAACAAATGAAACTGGACGCACTCGCCTATAAAGCAAAAGTTTAATATGCATACCGTAATCACATCCAATGATCCGCAAATGACGCAAAATGTCATTGATATGATCAAAACCTGCTTCGATCCGGAAATTCCTGTTGACATCTGGGAACTGGGGCTTATCTATGAGATCAATATAAATGACGAAAAAGATCTGGAAGTGGTTATGACACTTACCTCTCCCTCTTGTCCCGTGGCAGAAGTTCTTCCTCCGGATGTGGAAGATAAGCTGAGAGCCATACCGGGGATCAAATCAGCCAAGGTGAGGGT
This genomic window from Bacteroidia bacterium contains:
- the sufD gene encoding Fe-S cluster assembly protein SufD codes for the protein MSRLEHNIQNWPANRMVPGGLPVTAVRGKAKEVFDSLGIPGKQSEDYKYSPANRIFHGGLQLAESAPASDAFRKEFLIPGMDAWIMVFCNGRFQPADSLLNGIPDGVRILPLGDALNEKNGSAEQHFGSMASNYPEALAAMNTMFAREGAFVHIPEGIMLPKPLHIVSVFTSAADVLYFTRHLIVLGKNAKAEIFESFHGNDPSASFTLNSMAEVLVRESAALKYYILQQAGKDCHHVSHLYAGVARNSHFDTNTVTLDGKWIRNNLRIAMQGEGSEIHLNGLTLAAGEQHVDHNTLVDHRFPNGQSFQLYKGVLTGKSTGVFNGKIYVRPDAQKTNAYQSSKNILLSDDASINAKPQLEIYADDVKCSHGSSTGKLDEQALFYFRSRGIGEESARKLLLGAFCEDVLETVRNEALKDHLRLRMEEKLRND
- a CDS encoding SufS family cysteine desulfurase, whose product is MIRSALDIGRIRAQFPILQRTVNAKPLVYFDSGATSQKPDAVINAMNEYYRLRNANIHRGVHTLSQEITALYESARDTVRDHLNATNSREIIFTAGTTASVNMVADTFGKEIFPSGGSVVVSEMEHHSNILPWQKMVKEKKGKLLVIPVTERGEMDMNVYEQLLEKSPSFVAVTHVSNTLGTVNPLKEMIRMAHAKNIPVLVDGAQAVPHMKVDVRDLDADFYCFSAHKAYGPTGVGVLYGKEAWLEKLPNYQVGGGTIKTVSFERTEYAELPLRFEAGTPNIEGGIGMKAALDWMNGIGCMAIEAHEQELMEYATQQLEKLPGIRILGNAPQKAGVISLIMEGIHPYDAGMILDKLGIAVRTGHHCTQPLMSRFGIQGTVRISFGVYNTFSEVDALVEGLGKVQKMLS
- a CDS encoding SufE family protein; translated protein: MSIAATEKDLLDEFELLGNDWEARYEHIISMGKDMPPLRDEEKKEEFLIKGCQSRVWLLSEFRNGKVFFKADSDAAIPKGIVAMMVRLLSGNTPDEIVNAPLNVVNSIGLKEHLSPTRANGLVSMIKQMKLDALAYKAKV
- a CDS encoding DUF59 domain-containing protein; this encodes MHTVITSNDPQMTQNVIDMIKTCFDPEIPVDIWELGLIYEININDEKDLEVVMTLTSPSCPVAEVLPPDVEDKLRAIPGIKSAKVRVTFEPPWEKEMMSEVAQVELGFM